Proteins co-encoded in one Podospora pseudoanserina strain CBS 124.78 chromosome 7 map unlocalized CBS124.78p_7, whole genome shotgun sequence genomic window:
- a CDS encoding uncharacterized protein (EggNog:ENOG503NXW3; COG:A): MAANIPPQMVPNHMMLLQQQQQQQQRAKSQQQQQQINQLVMTYVVNTQPEAAPNTWQSAMSHNERYGKTLNLVTNVILAMSTGNFTAIFQHATDFEKKAWLSSENKAMYDRALQGKIDEMVARRQGNTQQLQNQLQQQQQQQQQHHQQQQQRQQQHQQQQMLMNQMAAARMGPTGQPGFPGMQNPMQVPQGPPQAQLGMGLAGNPQNRPGQPPFGMQMGQPARPMGPMGQLQPNEINAVNEVAQRLMSQVPEPQKAQMRQKIMENLGPRAAQFHGDVLVWHFQQEALRQMTASRQRQAQALGQQRMANGMPQGQPGQMNPNQLMINPLAQQPVMPNGPMLGANIETIRNERQQALLAQQQGQMVVPASNGQARTVTPGPMNGMPGAQPSVNQASRPMPAGQNFGVQQPGVARGPMMGHPMQGQPGGLAGPPTTSQSPAMNTLNAPMQQPPVPMGHVGRQPPVNPGNPAMGSLNPQFSHQNNTRPPSAMPGVMNGAALAGGRGIPEGAMGNWNQQQRAAMMSGLSMGTPGQMPGAPEQLRAGQMNMANQGPGPNGPPNPAVQAKMLEYLQTPHGKTAIDNMDIAPGVFGMLANNGTNVGPNIKKWFQLKALAVNNPAQLNMLQAVQHRQFAVMWNQQQKRQQANQPQGNPGAPFQPPQLPPGEEYPQHVAQLTPQEVQAFMSRSANHANQNPAMVSEILRRLKYTDYAKKIWEKHNKQQQQQQQQGINNVNAGGQKAPSQIVPPTPTTQPGAPPMAQPNMPPKPSSTPVAPPASTPARQTPKIPQQPQPQQQSQPAPQSQQQPGQHGPNPSPVPAPRHNLKRKPDDSEGAAQANNAAQRPAPGPGAQTNIRAPPPFKPLPEEQVVALGPQERAEYDATLRLHQRITAITTEEQLFAQGQNEVPVPMDAELLGKTRRTLLGALSTMRGVSAWSQAWFFKTKDEERLRIFLRARHKLYRQLVPNKDASQPSTILRPVLTISPQELDQIQQMLKNMATDIKTYCVPSLGLQNSWSQANGGTPTQRPAQAPTPLSQANLEKQTQALKQAQNRTAAKNVAAPAAPTTTQPPFSFGAHKSPAGNPEYLSEPLLTRDGLQAPPARKKPKTGANHSSPPAIQPGTGSLSPNVKAPSPVVSRKQEPAKTAPKFMCPEPGCEQMSVGFESEEALGMHKQEEHIRPFQDPVAFMRENMAAALKLDEQGRPVSAPAMVGSLSKQGQTPMSKPDLAATPMSRDASMRRQGSAAGGRESTATPRMAASTPMAPVDEMWAGTTIDPQNLFAGLGPTIDATTGNMMHEFGTYRSITPNDTPESTASKDSGVSEPNSDILEGTGLDINLTFQNFNEDVLMDMNRINMDSLDSLVDSDLYGPGGGFGGGQEAYQFTFEDMTMGNDFSKPFQFDNSGYMMDASV, from the exons ATGGCCGCCAACATACCGCCACAGATGGTTCCCAACCATATGATGctgcttcagcagcagcaacagcagcagcagcgagccaaatcccaacagcagcagcagcaaatcaACCAACTTGTCATGACCTATGTTGTCAACACGCAGCCTGAGGCCGCTCCAAACACATGGCAGAGTGCCATGTCTCATAACGAGCGATATGGAAAGACTCTGAACCT CGTCACAAACGTAATACTTGCCATGTCGACCGGCAATTTCACCGCTATCTTTCAACACGCAACCGACTTCGAGAAAAAGGCTTGGCTGAGTTCTGAAAATAAG GCCATGTACGACAGAGCCTTGCAAGGCAAAATCGACGAGATGGTCGCACGCAGACAGGGCAACACGCAACAGCTTCAGAACcagctgcagcagcagcagcagcaacaacagcagcatcatcagcagcagcagcaacgtcagcagcagcatcagcagcaacagatgCTCATGAACCAgatggctgctgctcgaATGGGGCCGACCGGCCAGCCTGGATTTCCAGGCATGCAAAACCCGATGCAAGTCCCTCAAGGACCCCCACAAGCCCAGCTTGGTATGGGCTTGGCTGGGAACCCTCAGAACAGGCCCGGGCAACCACCGTTCGGAATGCAGATGGGACAGCCTGCACGTCCTATGGGTCCCATGGGCCAGCTGCAGCCCAATGAGATCAATGCCGTCAACGAGGTCGCGCAGAGGCTGATGAGCCAAGTTCCCGAACCCCAGAAAGCCCAAATGCGCCAGAAAATCATGGAGAACCTGGGCCCGCGTGCTGCTCAGTTCCACGGGGATGTACTCGTGTGGCATTTTCAGCAAGAGGCCCTGCGGCAAATGACTGCGAGCCGGCAGaggcaagctcaagctctTGGACAGCAACGAATGGCCAACGGAATGCCGCAGGGCCAACCAGGACAGATGAACCCGAACCAACTCATGATCAACCCACTAGCACAGCAGCCAGTCATGCCGAATGGCCCGATGCTCGGCGCCAACATCGAAACTATACGGAACGAGCGTCAACAAGCTCTgctcgcccagcagcagggaCAGATGGTTGTCCCGGCGAGCAACGGCCAGGCCAGAACTGTTACGCCAGGCCCGATGAACGGGATGCCGGGCGCTCAACCGAGCGTGAACCAAGCTTCTCGACCAATGCCGGCGGGACAGAATTTTGGCGTTCAGCAGCCTGGTGTTGCCCGAGGACCGATGATGGGACACCCGATGCAAGGACAACCGGGCGGTCTCGCCGGGCCCCCTACCACGTCTCAGAGTCCAGCCATGAACACGTTGAACGCGCCGATGCAGCAGCCGCCCGTTCCGATGGGGCATGTGGGGAGACAACCGCCCGTTAACCCAGGTAACCCGGCCATGGGCAGCTTGAACCCGCAATTCAGCCATCAGAACAACACACGACCGCCCTCGGCGATGCCAGGTGTCATGAACGGCGCGGCGCTGGCCGGAGGTCGAGGAATACCCGAAGGAGCAATGGGCAACTGGAATCAGCAGCAACGGGCGGCCATGATGAGTGGTTTGTCGATGGGCACACCTGGCCAGATGCCCGGGGCACCGGAACAACTCCGAGCCGGCCAGATGAACATGGCGAATCAGGGACCGGGACCGAACGGGCCACCAAACCCGGCAGTGCAGGCCAAGATGTTGGAATACTTGCAAACCCCACACGGCAAGACGGCCATCGACAACATGGACATAGCGCCTGGTGTTTTCGGCATGCTTGCGAACAACGGAACGAATGTGGGGCCAAACATTAAGAAATGGTTTCAGCTCAAGGCCCTGGCAGTCAACAACCCGGCGCAACTGAACATGTTGCAGGCCGTCCAGCACAGGCAGTTCGCAGTAATGTGGAACCAACAACAGAAGAGGCAGCAAGcaaaccaaccccaaggCAACCCCGGCGCTCCTTTCCAGCCGCCCCAGCTGCCCCCCGGCGAGGAATACCCCCAGCATGTCGCCCAGCTGACCCCGCAAGAGGTCCAGGCATTCATGAGCAGGAGTGCCAATCATGCGAACCAGAACCCGGCCATGGTCTCGGAGATACTCAGAAGATTGAAGTACACCGACTACGCCAAGAAGATCTGGGAGAAGCacaacaagcagcagcagcagcagcagcagcagggaaTCAACAATGTCAATGCTGGCGGCCAAAAGGCTCCGTCACAGATAGTacccccaacacccaccacacaaccAGGTGCCCCTCCGATGGCTCAGCCAAACATGCCGCCAAAGCCCTCGAGCACCCCGGTGGCTCCTCCAGCATCCACGCCGGCCAGACAGACGCCCAAGATTCCTCAACAAccgcaacctcaacagcagtCACAGCCGGCGCCGCAGTCACAGCAACAGCCGGGACAACATGGACCGAACCCTTCCCCCGTGCCCGCCCCCAGGCACAACCTCAAGCGAAAGCCGGACGATTCCGAAGGTGCGGCCCAAGCGAACAATGCCGCTCAACGACCAGCGCCGGGACCTGGAGCTCAGACCAATATCCGTGCACCCCCACCGTTCAAGCCGCTTCCTGAGGAACAGGTTGTGGCCCTGGGGCCGCAGGAAAGGGCCGAGTATGATGCCACCTTGCGACTTCATCAGCGCATCACGGCCATCACCACGGAAGAACAGCTATTCGCCCAAGGACAGAACGAGGTGCCGGTGCCCATGGACGCAGAACTATTGGGGAAAACCCGCAGGACGCTCCTGGGAGCATTGAGCACCATGAGAGGTGTAAGCGCGTGGTCGCAGGCATGGTTCTTCAAGACCAAGGACGAGGAACGTCTGAGGATTTTCCTTCGAGCA CGGCACAAACTTTACAGGCAGCTCGTTCCAAACAAGGACGCATCACAGCCGTCAACCATCTTGCGGCCCGTCCTCACCATTTCGCCCCAGGAACTCGACCAGATCCAGCAGATGCTCAAGAACATGGCCACTGACATCAAGACCTATTGTGTACCCTCGCTTGGTCTGCAAAATAGCTGGAGTCAGGCGAACGGCGGGACGCCAACCCAGCGGCCTGCGCAAGCACCCACGCCTCTGAGCCAAGCCAATCTGGAGAAGCAGACACAGGCGTTGAAGCAGGCGCAGAACCGCACCGCCGCGAAGAACGTTGCCGCCCCGGCCGCTCCGACGACCACGCAGCCGCCTTTCTCGTTTGGGGCTCACAAGTCGCCGGCCGGCAATCCGGAATACCTGAGCGAGCCGCTTCTCACACGGGACGGGCTCCAGGCACCACCTGCCaggaagaagcccaagacggGAGCAAACCACAGCTCGCCGCCGGCCATTCAGCCGGGCACTGGCTCCCTGTCGCCCAACGTCAAGGCGCCCTCTCCCGTTGTTAGCCGGAAGCAGGAGCCGGCCAAGACGGCACCCAAATTCATGTGTCCCGAACCCGGTTGCGAGCAAATGTCTGTGGGTTTCGAGAGCGAGGAAGCGCTTGGCATGcacaagcaggaggagcacaTCCGGCCATTCCAAGATCCTGTCGCCTTCATGCGGGAGAACATGGCTGCGGCACTGAAGCTTGACGAACAGGGCAGGCCCGTCTCGGCGCCGGCCATGGTTGGCAGTCTTTCCAAGCAAGGCCAGACACCCATGAGCAAGCCTGATCTGGCGGCGACGCCCATGTCTCGCGACGCGTCGATGAGACGACAGGGCAGTGCCGCGGGAGGACGGGAGAGCACGGCGACACCACGGATGGCGGCGAGCACGCCCATGGCGCCGGTGGACGAGATGTGGGCGGGCACGACGATCGACCCGCAGAATCTGTTTGCCGGGCTGGGGCCCACGATAGACGCGACCACGGGCAACATGATGCACGAGTTTGGGACGTACCGATCGATCACGCCCAACGACACGCCCGAGTCGACGGCCAGCAAAGACAGCGGGGTTTCGGAGCCGAATAGCGACATCCTCGAGGGCACCGGGCTGGATATCAACTTGACGTTCCAGAACTTCAACGAGGATGTGCTGATGGACATGAACAGGATCAACATGGATTCGCTGGATAGTTTGGTGGACAGCGACCTGTACGGcccgggtggtggttttggcggcGGGCAGGAGGCGTACCAGTTCACCTTTGAAGACATGACGATGGGAAACGACTTTAGCAAGCCGTTTCAGTTTGACAACAGCGGGTACATGATGGATGCATCGGTTTAG
- a CDS encoding uncharacterized protein (COG:S; EggNog:ENOG503P9K9): MDATTQTQTQTPRVPLGSLNPNNASSPTKKGMLQSPFESQTKLMQTRTPPETGVKKRVLSGTGTVDSSPTASRAAAEEERVVKKARLSYSSSPPASAGSASSVFSSPHHHHHLLLLEEGEGDVSMVTTIPDSTPAPAPASVSVSASVLASASASVQRRSLTREQARQKAEILRLRLGLANYKVRTGQEDVSLDQLERRLMVRLWGGEGRVREQGGERSSQQQHQRCGSQQMLPPSTSRGTHHQRRSSGAGVVEEKENWREGLWEVMRRREAERQQQQQQQQQQQQLSQEDRGGRRRGRGRSWNCLGCRGKGG, from the exons ATGGACGCCACCAcacaaacccaaacccaaaccccccgCGTCCCACTCGGCTCTTTGAATCCCAACAACGCGTCTTCGCCAACAAAGAAGGGGATGTTGCAAAGCCCGTTCGAGTCACAGACGAAGCTGATGCAAACGCGTACGCCGCCCGAGACGGGGGTCAAGAAGAGGGTGTTGTCTGGGACTGGAACAGTCGATTCCTCGCCCACAGCTTCGAGGGCAGcggcggaagaggagagggtggtaaAGAAAGCTAGGTTAAGC tactcctcatcaccgcccgCATCAGCAGGGTCAGCGTCGTCGGTGTTTTCCAgcccgcaccaccaccaccaccttctcctccttgaggagggtgagggggatgtCTCCATGGTTACCACCATTCCTGATTCAACACCtgcaccagcaccggcatcGGTATCGGTATCGGCATCGGTAttggcatcggcatcggcatcggtgcagaggaggagtttgacgcGTGAACAGGCTCGTCAG AAAGCGGAAATCTTACGGCTGAGGCTTGGGTTGGCGAATTACAAGGTGAGGACGGGGCAGGAGGATGTTTCGTTGGATcagttggagaggaggctgATGGTGAGGctttggggtggggaggggagggtgagggagcaGGGAGGTGAGAGGTCgtcgcagcaacagcatcagaGATGTGGTTCGCAGCAGATGTTACCGCCGTCGACGTCCAGGGGGACGCATCatcagaggaggagcagtggggcgggggttgtggaagagaaggaaaatTGGAGGGAGGGGCTGTGGGAGGTCATGAGacggagggaggcggagagacaacaacaacaacagcagcagcagcagcagcagcaactaTCGCAGGAAGATaggggagggagacggagggggagggggaggagttggaacTGCCTAGGTTGccgagggaaggggggataA
- a CDS encoding uncharacterized protein (COG:S; EggNog:ENOG503NYEV), with translation MSSKEEQKRQRAVPKFGSFQPKPTPEPEAGPASGEARKSVRDRHGDPGGESKRGHDGRHRERRRDSRNRGDERRRDRERDGDRRRSGSRDGDGEKERDRHRERDRDRDRKRPKDREQHHWSREDSVQPKTLSDNFFIDKKGDPLILRYSGNDRSKIPAYHRSGHGKILGSRGHLILHRDGPRDLFSLSFSREGLGSAFRDKALLSQIRRAKSHRIRSSTKPPPSPTDQFISLTPPSSKKRKRGRESPSSSDPEDQQDRKPDYRSIYGKAKPPPSDSESESSDSETSSPEQEKKELSSARKESVSLTRHLRSSPADIPSWLRLISLQDTLFAQDVGHSRPRTGNETIALAELKLSLYQEALAHLPSRSGGEKEVLILGMMTTGLNIWDDKTAAKKWESLPQKYGVAPDGSFELWRARVGWEMGRVGSCTVDRMRDVFVEKLGGLSRGLVGVEEGDERGEVCRQIVYVFLRLTKLLFEAGYTERAVASWQALLEMTFCRPGTATSAEGFEEFWESEVARFGEEGARGWRCFVESGGDELPPDPRFEDKRDGVDVEDYKDPYQLWAAVEMKRAARTRMPARTLDEGVDEDPFRVVMWGDIKDFVVWFPAGVLDTAKKLVVEAFGVFVGIPSSCEEPFVKDWRRDPFLAPKSQAFRPWERRKGQNTESVDVDLSKRPPEFAQQGGDMATSPELLFTREGWFKCLDSWDKTHPPEETQLDLPWVLATLERLVTDHHREDLAEIYLATVWLNTDAKTTKKVAKTLLKQYTTNTPLYNAYALLEHSNNNPELAFKILDSATNLPNSQLLFNTQTWLHLLSSRNDLALTTLCRSVDPSVSSPPSPATLLKARSQFSTTLDFSLSSLSLPTAAAHAESLLLLAYLSPSSPPSEPTSSSQGNISSALGAITDITQKFTSRSLESTPCLEKLLQTACRLSHHHSQIGPYRPALFCSTVLSYLELFPSNTIFLELLSWAQPPLLVKDPVRELLQTIALQPGHDSPSTRRFAIMHEVHNGSAHSVKKAFESAITGSGKGNGEIWRGFVRFCASRKEGKGVFYRGVEGCCLDRGLYLAAFEEGW, from the coding sequence ATGTCGTCAAAAGAGGAGCAGAAACGGCAACGCGCCGTGCCCAAGTTCGGATCCTTCCAGCCGAAACCCACACCCGAGCCCGAAGCAGGGCCCGCATCGGGGGAGGCGCGGAAATCTGTCAGAGACCGGCACGGGGACCCCGGTGGGGAATCCAAAAGGGGGCATGATGGCCGTCACCGTGAGAGACGCCGTGATTCTCGGAATCGGGGAGATGAACGTCGTCGGGATCGTGAGAGGGACGGGGACAGAAGACGAAGTGGGAGcagggatggggatggggagaaagAACGGGACAGGCACCGTGAGAGAGACCGAGATCGAGACAGGAAAAGGCCCAAAGACAGGGAGCAGCACCATTGGTCAAGAGAGGATTCGGTCCAGCCCAAGACTCTCAGCGACAACTTCTTCATTGACAAAAAAGGCGaccctctcatcctccgcTACAGCGGCAACGACCGCTCCAAGATCCCAGCCTACCACCGCTCTGGCCATGGCAAAATCCTAGGGTCAAGAGgccatctcatcctccaccgtgACGGCCCCAGAGATTtattttctctctccttctcccgcgAGGGTCTGGGTTCGGCCTTCAGGGACAAAGCCCTCCTCTCACAAATCCGACGCGCCAAATCTCACCGGATCAGGtcctccaccaaaccacctccctcaccaacagaCCAGTTCATCTCTTtgacacccccctcctccaaaaagcgAAAACGCGGCCGGGAAagcccctcatcatcagaccCGGAGGATCAACAGGACCGAAAGCCAGACTACAGGTCTATTTACGGCAAGGCCAAACCTCCCCCATCAGACTCCGAGTCTGAGTCTTCAGATTCGGAGACCTCATCCCCagaacaagagaaaaaagagctTTCTTCTGCCAGAAAAGAATCCGTCAGCCTCACCCGCCACCTCCGCTCCTCACCCGCCGACATCCCCTCCTGGCTCCGGCTGATCTCCCTGCAAGACACCCTCTTTGCCCAAGACGTTGGCCATTCCCGTCCCCGGACAGGCAATGAAACCATCGCCCTTGCCGAGTTGAAGCTGTCGCTTTATCAGGAAGCGCTTGCCCATCTGCCATCTCGATCTGGTGGTGAAAAGGAGGTTCTGATCCTAGGCATGATGACCACGGGGCTTAACATATGGGATGACAAAACCGCTGCGAAAAAGTGGGAGAGTCTTCCGCAAAAGTATGGCGTAGCACCGGACGGGAGCTTTGAGCTGTGGCGCGcgagggtgggttgggagatggggagggtggggtcGTGTACGGTGGACAGGATGAGGGATGTGTTtgttgagaagctgggggGTTTGtcaagggggttggttggggtggaggagggggatgaaaggggggaggtgtgcCGGCAGATTGTCTATGTCTTTTTACGCCTGACAAAGCTGTTGTTCGAGGCTGGGTATACCGAGCGGGCGGTGGCTTCTTGGCAGGCGTTGTTGGAGATGACGTTTTGCCGGCCCGGCACGGCGACATCGGCGGAGGGGTTTGAAGAGTTTTGGGAGAGTGAAGTTgcgaggtttggggaggagggggcgagggggtggaggtgtttTGTTGAGAGTGGGGGGGATGAGTTGCCGCCTGATCCAAGGTTTGAGGACAAAagggatggggttgatgttgaggattATAAAGATCCGTACCAGCTCTGGGCGGCTGTGGAAATGAAGCGGGctgcgaggacgaggatgccggcgaggacgctggatgagggggttgatgaggatccGTTtagggtggtgatgtggggGGATATCAAGGACTTTGTCGTCTGGTTCCCGGCCGGGGTTTTGGACACTGCGAAGAaattggtggtggaggcgttTGGGGTGTTTGTTGGGATTCCCTCCAGTTGTGAGGAACCGTTTGTGAAGGACTGGCGGCGAGATCCATTCTTGGCTCCCAAAAGCCAGGCTTTCCGGCCTTGGGAGAGACGCAAGGGACAAAACACGGAGAGCGTGGATGTTGATCTGTCAAAACGCCCCCCTGAATTCGCTCAACAAGGCGGTGACATGGCCACCTCACCCGAGCTTCTCTTCACCAGGGAGGGCTGGTTCAAATGCCTGGACTCCTGGGacaaaacccacccccctgaaGAAACCCAACTCGACCTCCCATGGGTGCTAGCCACACTCGAACGACTAGTCACAGACCACCACCGTGAAGACCTAGCAGAAATCTACCTCGCCACGGTCTGGCTCAACACCgacgccaaaaccaccaaaaaggTTGCCAAAACTCTGCTCAAGCAatacaccaccaacacccccctctaCAACGCCTACGCCTTGTTGGAgcactccaacaacaacccggAACTCGCTTTCAAAATCCTCGACtcagccaccaacctccccaacagccAGCTCCTGTTCAACACCCAAACCTggctccacctcctctcctcccgcaacGACCTCGCCCTGACGACCCTCTGCCGCTCAGTCGACCCCTCcgtctcctctcccccatccccagcaACGCTCCTCAAAGCTCGGTCTCAATTCTCTACTACCCTCgacttttccctttcttccctctccctccccaccgccgccgcccacgcGGAGAGTCTCCTCTTACTAGCCtacctctccccttcctctcctcctaGTGaaccaacctcgtcctcccaaGGCAACATCTCATCAGCCCTGGGTGCAATCACAGATATAACCCAGAAATTCACCTCCCGCTCTTTAGAATCCACCCCCTGTTTGGAAAAGCTCCTGCAAACCGCCTGCAGGCTgtcacaccaccactcccagaTAGGGCCTTACCGCCCGGCGCTTTTCTGTTCAACTGTCCTCTCTTACCTGGAGCTCTTCCCTTccaacaccatcttcctcGAACTCCTATCCTGGGCACAACCCCCCCTGTTGGTCAAGGATCCAGTCAGGGAGCTTCTCCAAACCATCGCCCTCCAACCTGGACATGACTCCCCCAGCACCCGGCGGTTTGCCATCATGCATGAAGTCCACAACGGGAGTGCCCACTCGGTTAAAAAAGCTTTTGAATCTGCCATCACGGGGAGCGGGAAAGGGAATGGGGAGATCTGGAGGGGTTTTGTTCGTTTCTGTGCGAGCAGGaaggagggaaaaggggtgtTTTACCGGGGTGTGGAGGGGTGTTGTTTGGATAGGGGGTTGTATCTTGCTGCttttgaggagggatggTGA